In Mucilaginibacter celer, one DNA window encodes the following:
- a CDS encoding three component ABC system middle component yields the protein MNQTSATINNNEALASLAVGYLLKVYGTISAAKVMLILPFILHPPTVRKLRGSSLKRSLEEFIVKSPECFISFNARFNDYLPLSVNAVTILQEMNIISIVRDQITYNHASNFSPEYSSHVGKRADDFFVAINTLADLFRDQNENSLYLKLKIEL from the coding sequence ATGAATCAAACTTCCGCGACAATAAATAATAATGAGGCTTTGGCAAGCCTTGCCGTTGGCTATTTGCTAAAGGTTTACGGAACAATTAGTGCAGCTAAAGTAATGTTAATATTACCTTTCATTCTGCATCCTCCTACTGTTCGTAAACTTCGGGGAAGCTCTTTAAAAAGAAGCTTAGAAGAGTTTATTGTAAAAAGCCCCGAGTGTTTTATAAGTTTCAACGCACGTTTTAATGACTACCTTCCTCTATCTGTTAACGCAGTGACAATTCTACAGGAAATGAATATAATAAGCATTGTACGTGATCAAATTACATATAATCACGCATCAAATTTCAGTCCTGAATATAGTAGCCACGTTGGAAAACGGGCAGATGATTTTTTTGTCGCCATTAACACCTTGGCTGATCTTTTCCGTGATCAAAATGAGAACTCACTCTACCTTAAACTTAAAATCGAATTATGA
- a CDS encoding DUF3732 domain-containing protein yields MRFHINKIILWFKNESAPRMLELIPNKVNVITGGSGTGKTSILSIFDYCMLSTKANIPQEAINENVAWYGIDFKINDKDFLLARKSPVGNTGSDEIYFSSDNTFPEKLAKNNDIKQVKSILEKEFGIDESLKIPFGGKYISAGSKISYRYFLLFNTLSEDTIAHTKEFFDYHLYDRDKYIEALDRIFYLALGVDDVGNVLVKEKIDGLEKDLAKIEKRKKALDKEEKLFAQQIIRLINRAQEYDLIERRLFTIEEGRERLNQLVNQFRTATYSNNMQQVDELNKRKRTIYRQIRNLERFNVEYDTYKKNLSNDYESLKPIEYLNQNFGELIPTLEVRTFLNSLEGSLRTIRDEIAKKKPISINVKAEVTTLKNRIIEIDAELATLPTSTKDYTDEAQKFIFIGELKSQLAFYEKNWELELDADNEQELAEEIETLRGVLKNNNEKRRLILSDLEGLIQNFFDSSEDALGVYKGYKVLVDVSEKSLKLRKAKELQAQNTIGSKSNYMFLHLFLFLGLHEHFISLPHSYVPQFLILDQPSQPYYENTKVNENVTDIPKDDDKIKLQSAFQLLNDFITKINTDYKTDFQIIMLEHAPERYWTEKNLNNFHLVEEFRNGNALIPERATVPVKKTTEETKNDTPKKPKGGSKKK; encoded by the coding sequence ATGAGATTCCATATCAACAAAATCATACTCTGGTTCAAAAATGAGTCTGCTCCGCGTATGCTCGAATTGATACCAAATAAAGTTAACGTAATTACTGGAGGGAGTGGCACTGGTAAAACCAGCATCTTATCCATCTTCGATTATTGCATGCTCTCTACTAAAGCCAATATCCCCCAAGAAGCAATTAATGAGAACGTCGCATGGTATGGCATAGACTTTAAGATTAATGATAAAGATTTTCTTCTCGCTCGCAAAAGTCCGGTAGGTAATACAGGATCAGATGAAATTTATTTTTCCAGCGACAATACATTTCCAGAAAAATTGGCAAAAAATAATGACATTAAACAAGTCAAGTCTATTTTGGAAAAGGAGTTTGGCATTGATGAAAGTCTAAAAATTCCATTTGGGGGTAAGTATATCTCAGCAGGATCAAAAATTTCTTATAGATATTTTTTGTTATTCAATACACTTTCGGAGGATACTATCGCACATACTAAAGAGTTCTTCGATTATCATTTATATGATAGGGACAAATATATCGAAGCTCTCGATAGAATATTCTATCTCGCTCTCGGAGTAGACGATGTAGGTAACGTATTGGTTAAAGAGAAGATTGATGGCCTGGAAAAAGATTTAGCAAAGATCGAGAAACGAAAAAAAGCTCTTGATAAAGAGGAAAAGCTTTTCGCACAACAAATTATTCGACTTATCAATCGCGCACAAGAATATGATCTTATAGAGCGACGTCTGTTCACAATTGAAGAAGGACGTGAACGTCTAAATCAATTAGTCAACCAATTCCGAACAGCTACTTACTCTAATAACATGCAGCAGGTTGACGAATTGAATAAGCGAAAACGGACTATCTATAGGCAAATCAGAAACTTAGAACGCTTTAATGTTGAATATGATACCTATAAAAAGAATCTTAGCAACGATTACGAAAGTTTAAAACCTATAGAATATCTCAATCAAAATTTTGGTGAGTTGATTCCGACATTAGAGGTGCGTACGTTTCTTAACTCTCTCGAAGGTTCACTTCGGACTATTAGGGATGAGATCGCCAAAAAGAAGCCTATTTCAATAAATGTCAAAGCAGAAGTTACTACTTTAAAAAATCGGATCATAGAGATTGATGCAGAATTAGCCACATTGCCAACATCAACTAAAGATTATACCGATGAAGCACAAAAATTTATTTTTATCGGAGAATTAAAATCCCAATTGGCCTTTTATGAGAAAAATTGGGAACTCGAGCTTGATGCTGATAATGAACAAGAATTGGCTGAGGAAATTGAAACACTGAGGGGTGTATTAAAAAACAATAACGAAAAACGCAGATTAATCCTATCCGATCTTGAGGGCTTAATTCAAAACTTTTTTGATTCTTCAGAAGACGCTTTGGGAGTTTATAAAGGCTACAAAGTTCTTGTTGATGTTTCTGAAAAAAGCCTGAAACTTCGTAAAGCAAAAGAACTCCAGGCTCAAAATACAATTGGAAGCAAATCCAATTACATGTTCTTGCATCTATTTTTATTTCTCGGTCTGCATGAACATTTCATCAGTTTGCCGCATAGTTACGTCCCGCAATTTTTAATCTTAGATCAACCAAGTCAACCATATTATGAGAATACAAAAGTTAATGAAAACGTAACGGATATTCCTAAAGATGACGACAAGATCAAATTACAATCAGCCTTTCAATTACTGAATGATTTTATTACCAAAATCAATACTGATTATAAGACCGATTTTCAAATCATTATGCTCGAACATGCACCAGAGCGCTATTGGACGGAAAAGAATCTGAACAATTTCCATCTTGTCGAGGAATTTCGTAATGGAAACGCACTAATCCCTGAACGAGCAACTGTACCTGTAAAAAAGACAACAGAAGAAACGAAAAACGACACACCGAAAAAACCAAAAGGTGGTTCAAAAAAGAAATAA
- a CDS encoding ATP-binding protein, translating into MHNSSSQYEGVGMGLTIIKRILERHNGRIWVESELGRGRGFCLG; encoded by the coding sequence CTGCATAATAGTAGCAGCCAATATGAAGGGGTGGGGATGGGCTTAACTATTATTAAACGGATTTTAGAACGGCATAATGGCCGGATTTGGGTGGAATCGGAGTTGGGGAGGGGACGAGGTTTTTGTTTGGGGTGA